The following are encoded together in the Streptomyces rapamycinicus NRRL 5491 genome:
- a CDS encoding N-acetylmuramoyl-L-alanine amidase — protein sequence MSETTTGGGRRVSRRTLLIGGSAAGLGAGVAAYAARDELARMWWRLPGVDKPRKAGAVDQPGVEWIAASGANWRWADRPDDYAIDRVVIHVVQGSFDDAVRVFRDPGHRAAAHYVVRRDGHIAQLVRELDVAFHAGNRSYNERSVGIEHEGFVSEPSSFTDAMYRASARLTASICERYDIPRDREHIVGHVEVPGTDHTDPGRHWDWDRYIRLVRAVRVTRTAK from the coding sequence GTGAGCGAGACCACGACCGGCGGTGGACGCCGCGTCAGCAGGCGCACCCTTCTGATCGGCGGCTCGGCGGCCGGTCTCGGGGCGGGTGTCGCGGCCTATGCCGCGCGGGACGAGCTGGCCCGGATGTGGTGGCGGCTGCCCGGGGTCGACAAGCCCCGTAAGGCGGGGGCGGTCGATCAGCCGGGCGTGGAGTGGATCGCCGCCTCGGGCGCGAACTGGCGGTGGGCTGACCGCCCGGACGACTACGCCATCGACCGGGTGGTGATCCATGTGGTCCAGGGCAGCTTCGACGACGCGGTGCGGGTCTTCCGGGACCCCGGACACCGCGCCGCGGCGCACTATGTGGTGCGCCGCGACGGGCATATCGCGCAGCTGGTCCGGGAGCTGGACGTGGCGTTCCACGCGGGCAACCGCTCGTACAACGAGCGCAGTGTCGGCATCGAGCACGAGGGGTTCGTGAGCGAGCCGAGCTCCTTCACGGACGCGATGTACCGCGCCTCGGCACGGCTGACCGCGTCGATCTGCGAGCGGTACGACATCCCCCGGGACCGTGAGCACATCGTCGGCCATGTGGAGGTGCCGGGCACCGATCACACCGACCCCGGCCGCCACTGGGACTGGGACCGCTACATACGGCTGGTGCGAGCGGTGCGCGTGACACGGACGGCGAAGTGA
- a CDS encoding ArsR/SmtB family transcription factor — protein MAIPFDVLAEPSRRQILDLLLERPRLVGELTEHLGLTQPGTSKHLRVLREAGLVRVRRDAQRRWYELCPEPLAEVDAWLAPYRRLWTDRLDALERHLDTMPDLPEAGGEPEPPDAREAPPDAPDGEAP, from the coding sequence ATGGCCATACCGTTCGATGTGCTCGCGGAACCGAGTCGACGGCAGATCCTGGACCTCCTGCTGGAGCGGCCCCGCTTGGTCGGCGAGCTGACCGAGCACCTGGGGCTCACCCAGCCGGGCACCTCCAAGCACCTGCGGGTGCTGCGCGAGGCCGGTCTGGTGCGGGTCCGCCGGGACGCCCAGCGCCGCTGGTACGAGCTCTGTCCGGAGCCGCTCGCCGAGGTGGACGCCTGGCTGGCGCCGTACCGTCGGCTGTGGACCGACCGTCTCGACGCGCTCGAACGACACCTGGACACGATGCCGGACCTCCCCGAGGCGGGCGGCGAACCCGAGCCACCCGACGCACGCGAGGCACCCCCCGACGCACCCGACGGAGAAGCGCCATGA
- a CDS encoding ABC transporter permease yields MFAVVVMLLVVTLTTFAIFFVIPKWAGADPALLFVGKQADPAAIEGIRQKLSLGDPVLVQFWHFVQGLFAGRDYANGTDVTHCPAPCFGYSFRTEQAVWPQLTDAMPVTLSLAAGACLLWLVGGITTGVVSALRRGTLWDRSAMTVALAGVSLPIYFTGLLSLAIFSYSLKWVNVDYKGLGDDPAMWFESLILPWITLAFLYAAMYARLTRATMLEIMGEDYIRTARAKGLRERVVIGRHAMRSTWTPVLTLLGLDLGALLGGAVLTETTYNLPGLGRLAVNAITEKDLPVILGVTLIAAVFIVIANLVVDLLYAVIDPRVRLG; encoded by the coding sequence TTGTTCGCCGTCGTCGTGATGCTGTTGGTCGTCACCCTTACGACCTTCGCCATCTTCTTCGTGATCCCGAAGTGGGCAGGTGCCGATCCCGCGCTGCTGTTCGTCGGCAAGCAGGCCGACCCCGCGGCCATCGAGGGCATCCGCCAGAAACTCAGCCTCGGTGATCCGGTCCTGGTGCAGTTCTGGCACTTCGTCCAGGGCCTCTTCGCCGGCCGGGACTACGCCAACGGCACGGACGTCACCCACTGCCCGGCGCCCTGCTTCGGCTACTCCTTCCGTACCGAGCAGGCGGTGTGGCCGCAGCTCACCGACGCCATGCCGGTCACCCTCTCGCTCGCCGCGGGCGCCTGTCTGCTGTGGCTGGTGGGCGGCATCACCACCGGTGTCGTCTCCGCGCTGCGCCGGGGCACCCTGTGGGACCGCTCGGCGATGACGGTCGCGCTGGCCGGTGTCTCGCTGCCGATCTACTTCACCGGTCTGCTCTCGCTGGCGATCTTCAGCTACTCGCTGAAGTGGGTCAACGTGGACTACAAGGGGCTCGGTGACGATCCGGCGATGTGGTTCGAGAGCCTGATCCTCCCGTGGATCACGCTCGCCTTCCTCTACGCGGCGATGTACGCCCGGCTCACCCGGGCCACCATGCTGGAGATCATGGGCGAGGACTACATCCGTACCGCCCGCGCCAAGGGTCTGCGGGAGCGGGTGGTCATCGGCCGGCACGCGATGCGCTCGACCTGGACCCCGGTCCTCACCCTGCTCGGCCTCGACCTGGGCGCGCTGCTGGGCGGCGCGGTCCTCACCGAGACCACCTACAACCTGCCCGGCCTCGGGCGGCTCGCGGTGAACGCGATCACCGAGAAGGACCTGCCGGTCATCCTCGGCGTCACCCTGATCGCGGCCGTCTTCATCGTGATCGCCAACCTCGTCGTGGACCTCCTGTACGCCGTCATCGACCCGCGAGTGAGGCTCGGATGA
- a CDS encoding trimeric intracellular cation channel family protein, whose product MPTELFTPSVQHALEVAGIFVFAISGALLAVRKNFDVFGMAVLAEVTALGGGVFRDLVIGAVPPIAFTDLGYFLTPLVATALVFFLHPEVERITASVGVFDAAGLGLFCVEGTMKAHDFGLGLTSSVTLGMATAVGGGVLRDLLAHEVPSLLRWDRDLYAVPAIVGSSTAALLLHFDALTAATSALAAAVAFAVRLAAMRFGWRAPRAWNRRSTATEEP is encoded by the coding sequence GTGCCCACCGAACTGTTCACCCCGTCCGTCCAGCACGCCCTGGAAGTCGCCGGGATCTTCGTCTTCGCGATATCCGGCGCGCTGCTCGCCGTCCGGAAGAACTTCGACGTCTTCGGCATGGCGGTGCTCGCCGAGGTCACCGCGCTGGGCGGCGGTGTCTTCCGTGACCTGGTGATCGGCGCGGTGCCGCCCATCGCCTTCACCGACCTCGGCTACTTCCTCACCCCGCTCGTCGCCACCGCGCTCGTCTTCTTCCTCCACCCCGAGGTCGAGCGGATCACGGCGTCCGTGGGGGTCTTCGACGCGGCCGGGCTGGGGCTGTTCTGCGTCGAGGGCACGATGAAGGCGCATGACTTCGGACTGGGCCTCACCTCGTCCGTCACCCTCGGCATGGCCACGGCGGTCGGCGGCGGTGTGCTCCGCGACCTCCTCGCCCATGAGGTTCCCTCGCTGCTGCGCTGGGACCGGGACCTGTACGCCGTCCCGGCCATCGTCGGCTCCTCGACGGCGGCGCTGCTGCTCCATTTCGACGCCCTTACGGCGGCCACGAGTGCGCTCGCGGCCGCCGTGGCGTTCGCGGTGCGGCTGGCGGCGATGCGCTTCGGCTGGCGGGCGCCGAGGGCGTGGAACCGGCGCAGTACGGCGACGGAGGAGCCCTGA
- a CDS encoding TIGR03619 family F420-dependent LLM class oxidoreductase: MRIGFALPQFGPLAHHPEDIARFARQAEELGADSLWVGDRLLAPVDPIVGYAGTDVIPSEFRAALDPFAVLATAAAATERVGLGTDVINAPWYPPALLARSLTTVDLLSAGRLLVGLGTGWSPEEYEAVDVPMAERGRRLDECLDALDAWWTRNPVEYRGDHWAVPASHVDLKPASRPRPPVYLAAFAPAAMRRVARRADGWLPIVVVPAGSGAPDPIAALAERLPGVREAVEREGRDPAAFDTILRVNPSADASVEDIATALVRAEREAGVQHAFVDLIYLGKDADQALDLVQRVLERARAS, from the coding sequence ATGCGCATCGGATTCGCCCTTCCCCAGTTCGGTCCGCTCGCCCACCACCCCGAGGACATCGCGCGGTTCGCGCGCCAGGCCGAGGAACTCGGCGCGGACAGCCTGTGGGTCGGGGACCGCCTGCTCGCCCCGGTCGACCCGATCGTCGGCTACGCGGGCACCGATGTGATCCCGTCCGAATTCCGCGCCGCGCTGGACCCCTTCGCCGTACTGGCCACCGCCGCCGCGGCCACCGAGCGGGTCGGGCTCGGCACCGATGTGATCAACGCCCCCTGGTACCCGCCCGCGCTGCTCGCCCGCTCCCTCACCACCGTCGACCTGCTGAGCGCGGGGCGGCTGCTGGTCGGGCTCGGCACCGGCTGGTCGCCAGAGGAGTACGAGGCGGTGGACGTCCCCATGGCCGAGCGCGGCCGGCGCCTGGACGAATGCCTGGACGCCCTGGACGCCTGGTGGACCCGGAACCCGGTCGAGTACCGCGGGGACCACTGGGCCGTGCCCGCCTCCCACGTCGACCTCAAACCGGCCTCGCGGCCCCGCCCGCCCGTCTACCTCGCCGCCTTCGCGCCCGCGGCCATGCGCCGGGTGGCCCGGCGCGCCGACGGCTGGCTGCCCATCGTGGTCGTCCCCGCCGGGTCCGGCGCGCCCGACCCCATCGCCGCCCTCGCCGAGCGGCTGCCCGGGGTGCGGGAAGCGGTCGAGCGGGAGGGCCGGGACCCGGCGGCGTTCGACACGATCCTGCGCGTCAACCCGAGCGCCGACGCCTCCGTGGAGGACATCGCGACGGCCCTGGTCCGGGCCGAGCGGGAGGCGGGCGTCCAGCACGCTTTCGTCGATCTGATCTACCTCGGCAAGGACGCCGACCAGGCCCTGGACCTCGTCCAGCGGGTGCTGGAACGGGCGCGGGCGAGCTGA
- the mnmA gene encoding tRNA 2-thiouridine(34) synthase MnmA, with protein MTDFPGAPTGPRDGRRLRVLAAMSGGVDSAVAAARAAEAGHDVTGVHLALSANPQSFRTGARGCCTIEDSRDARRAADVIGIPFYVWDLAERFREDVVEDFIAEYEAGRTPNPCLRCNEKIKFAALLDKALALGFDAVCTGHYATIVERADGSRELHRASDMAKDQSYVLGVLDERQLAHAMFPLGDTLTTKDEIRAEAERRDLAVAKKPDSHDICFIADGDTQGFLARHLGTAEGDIVDEDGHRLGSHEGAYGFTIGQRKGLRIGHPAPDGKPRYVLDISPVDNTVTVGPVEALDVTALTAIKPRWCGAPPVGPGTYTAQLRAHGGETEVMAERIGETELRVTFTEPVRGVAPGQAIVLYDDTRVVGSATIAATERAQAVAS; from the coding sequence ATGACTGACTTCCCCGGTGCGCCCACAGGTCCCCGCGACGGCCGTCGGCTGCGCGTCCTCGCCGCCATGTCCGGCGGTGTGGACTCCGCGGTCGCCGCCGCGCGGGCGGCCGAGGCGGGCCACGATGTGACCGGCGTCCATCTCGCGCTCTCCGCCAACCCGCAGTCGTTCCGCACCGGCGCCCGTGGCTGTTGCACCATCGAGGACTCGCGGGACGCCCGGCGGGCCGCCGATGTGATCGGGATCCCCTTCTACGTATGGGATCTCGCCGAGCGCTTCCGCGAGGACGTGGTCGAGGACTTCATCGCCGAGTACGAGGCGGGTCGCACCCCCAATCCGTGTCTGCGCTGCAACGAGAAGATCAAGTTCGCCGCGCTGCTGGACAAGGCGCTCGCCCTCGGCTTCGACGCCGTCTGCACCGGGCACTACGCCACGATCGTGGAGCGCGCGGACGGCTCGCGCGAGCTGCACCGCGCCAGCGACATGGCCAAGGACCAGTCCTATGTCCTCGGCGTGCTCGACGAGCGCCAGCTCGCCCACGCGATGTTCCCCCTCGGCGACACCCTGACCACCAAGGACGAGATCCGCGCGGAGGCGGAGCGGCGGGACCTGGCCGTGGCCAAGAAGCCCGACAGCCATGACATCTGCTTCATCGCCGACGGCGACACCCAGGGCTTCCTGGCCCGGCACCTCGGTACGGCCGAGGGCGACATCGTCGACGAGGACGGGCACAGGCTGGGCAGCCACGAGGGCGCGTACGGCTTCACCATCGGCCAGCGCAAGGGGCTGCGCATCGGCCATCCGGCGCCCGACGGCAAGCCGCGCTATGTCCTGGACATCTCCCCGGTGGACAACACGGTCACCGTCGGCCCCGTCGAGGCCCTGGACGTGACCGCCCTCACCGCCATCAAGCCGCGCTGGTGCGGGGCCCCTCCGGTGGGCCCGGGCACGTACACCGCCCAGTTGCGCGCACATGGCGGCGAAACCGAGGTGATGGCCGAGCGAATCGGGGAAACCGAGCTGCGGGTGACCTTCACCGAGCCGGTTCGGGGCGTGGCGCCCGGGCAGGCGATCGTGCTCTACGACGACACTCGGGTGGTCGGCTCCGCGACCATCGCCGCGACCGAGCGGGCCCAGGCGGTCGCCTCGTAG
- a CDS encoding SRPBCC family protein translates to MKDTLAQSDGGRSALRLERRLAHPPEKVWRALTEPAQLAHWFPSEVQVELTVGGRMGFVFPGREGPDMDGVVTELDPPHVFAFTWGEDELRWELRPEGDGSVLTLTHTFGDRFGAASFASGWHACITGLAALLGGEEAAHGDMAELHEQYVEAFGLAEGAVETTEDGGWRLRFERQLVRPAETAWRALTGPATTDTTHTTAEPTAGSPVPSGFRTDAVPAGPITEARPPRVLTYDWERGGHPAGTVRWELTEGTGHGARLILTQTGPAAADTERAEAQKAWRHHLGLFAAELLRMKA, encoded by the coding sequence ATGAAAGACACCCTCGCCCAGTCCGACGGCGGCCGCTCGGCCCTGCGCCTCGAGCGTCGGCTCGCCCATCCCCCGGAGAAGGTCTGGCGGGCGCTGACCGAGCCCGCCCAGCTCGCCCACTGGTTCCCCTCCGAGGTCCAGGTCGAGCTGACGGTCGGGGGCCGGATGGGCTTCGTCTTCCCCGGGCGCGAGGGCCCGGACATGGACGGCGTCGTCACCGAGCTCGACCCGCCCCATGTCTTCGCCTTCACCTGGGGCGAGGACGAGCTCCGCTGGGAGCTGCGCCCCGAGGGCGACGGCTCTGTGCTGACCCTCACCCACACCTTCGGCGACCGCTTCGGCGCGGCCAGCTTCGCCTCCGGCTGGCACGCCTGCATCACGGGGCTCGCGGCCCTGCTCGGCGGCGAGGAGGCCGCCCACGGCGACATGGCCGAACTGCACGAGCAGTACGTCGAGGCCTTCGGGCTCGCCGAGGGCGCGGTGGAGACCACCGAGGACGGCGGCTGGCGGCTGCGCTTCGAGCGCCAGCTGGTCCGCCCCGCCGAGACGGCCTGGCGGGCGCTGACCGGCCCGGCCACCACCGACACCACCCACACCACCGCCGAACCGACGGCCGGGTCGCCGGTCCCCTCGGGCTTCCGCACGGACGCGGTCCCGGCGGGCCCGATCACCGAGGCGCGCCCGCCCCGGGTGCTCACCTACGACTGGGAACGCGGCGGCCACCCCGCCGGAACGGTCCGCTGGGAACTCACCGAAGGCACCGGCCACGGCGCCCGCCTCATCCTCACCCAAACGGGCCCGGCGGCCGCCGACACGGAACGCGCCGAAGCCCAAAAAGCCTGGCGTCACCACCTAGGCCTCTTCGCGGCCGAACTCCTCCGGATGAAGGCCTGA
- a CDS encoding ABC transporter ATP-binding protein: MTDLTKPSGQPGNGDLPATGTAAVGEVAAAGSPAPTSFLEVRDLHVHFPTDDGLVKSVDGLSFRLEKGKTLGIVGESGSGKSVTSLGIMGLHTAGQYGRRKARISGEIWLNGQELLGADPDEVRKLRGREMSMIFQDPLSALHPYYTIGRQIIEAYRVHHEVTKQVARKRAIELLDRVGIPQPDKRVDSYPHEFSGGMRQRAMIAMALVNNPELLIADEPTTALDVTVQAQILDLIRDLQKEFGSAVIIITHDLGVVAELADDLLVMYGGRCVERGPAEKVFYEPQHPYTWGLLGSMPRIDRDQTERLIPVKGSPPSLINVPSGCAFHPRCPYADVPKDNITRTERPELTEAGGGGHFSACHMTQEERTRIWTEEIAPKL, encoded by the coding sequence ATGACCGACCTGACCAAGCCCTCCGGACAGCCGGGCAACGGCGATCTGCCGGCCACCGGCACCGCCGCCGTGGGCGAGGTGGCCGCGGCGGGCTCGCCCGCCCCCACCTCCTTCCTCGAGGTGCGCGATCTGCACGTCCACTTCCCGACCGACGACGGTCTGGTGAAGTCCGTGGACGGGCTCAGCTTCCGGCTGGAGAAGGGCAAGACGCTCGGCATCGTCGGCGAGTCCGGCTCCGGCAAGTCCGTCACCTCGCTCGGCATCATGGGGCTGCACACCGCGGGCCAGTACGGCCGCCGCAAGGCGCGGATCTCCGGTGAGATCTGGCTCAACGGCCAGGAGCTGCTGGGCGCCGACCCCGACGAGGTGCGCAAGCTGCGCGGCCGCGAGATGTCGATGATCTTCCAGGATCCGCTGTCCGCGCTGCACCCGTACTACACCATCGGCCGCCAGATCATCGAGGCGTACCGGGTGCACCACGAGGTCACCAAGCAGGTGGCCCGCAAGCGCGCGATCGAGCTGCTGGACCGCGTCGGCATCCCGCAGCCCGACAAGCGGGTGGACAGCTATCCGCACGAGTTCTCCGGCGGAATGCGCCAGCGCGCCATGATCGCGATGGCGCTGGTGAACAACCCCGAGCTGCTGATCGCCGACGAGCCGACCACCGCCCTGGACGTCACCGTCCAGGCGCAGATCCTCGACCTCATCCGGGACCTCCAGAAGGAGTTCGGCTCCGCGGTCATCATCATCACCCATGACCTGGGCGTGGTCGCCGAGCTCGCCGACGATCTGCTGGTGATGTACGGCGGCCGCTGTGTCGAGCGCGGCCCGGCCGAGAAGGTCTTCTACGAGCCCCAGCACCCGTACACCTGGGGGCTGCTGGGCTCGATGCCCCGTATCGACCGCGACCAGACCGAGCGGCTCATCCCGGTGAAGGGCTCCCCGCCCAGCCTCATCAACGTGCCGTCCGGCTGCGCCTTCCACCCGCGCTGCCCGTACGCCGATGTGCCGAAGGACAACATCACCCGCACCGAGCGGCCGGAGCTCACCGAGGCCGGGGGCGGCGGGCACTTCTCCGCGTGCCATATGACGCAGGAGGAGCGCACCCGGATCTGGACCGAAGAGATTGCGCCGAAGCTGTGA
- a CDS encoding cysteine desulfurase family protein — protein sequence MVYLDHAATTPMLPEAVRAMTAQLAVTGNASSLHAAGRRARRTVEESRESLAASLGARPSEVVFTAGGTEADNLAVKGLYWSRRDADPARVRLLASPVEHHAVLDAVDWLAEHEGARVEWLPVDPLGRVHPEALREAIARDPSDVALATVMWANNEIGTIQPVRELAATAAEFGVPLHADAVQAFGQIEVDFAASGLAAMTVSGHKIGGPYGIGALLLGREHTPVPVLHGGGQERQVRSGTLDTPAIAAFAVAGAHATEHREEFAREIGALRDALITAVRTAVPDAVLGGDPDPAGRLPANAHFAFPGCEGDSLLLLLDAQGIECSTGSACTAGVAQPSHVVLATGSDPELARGTLRFSFGHTSTKADVEAVAEAIGPAVERARGAGLS from the coding sequence ATGGTTTATCTCGACCACGCCGCCACCACCCCGATGCTCCCGGAGGCGGTGCGGGCGATGACCGCCCAGCTCGCCGTCACGGGCAACGCCTCCTCGCTGCACGCCGCCGGCCGGCGTGCCCGCCGTACCGTCGAGGAGTCGCGCGAATCCCTGGCCGCCTCGCTGGGCGCCCGCCCGAGCGAGGTCGTCTTCACCGCCGGGGGGACCGAGGCCGACAATCTCGCGGTCAAGGGGCTCTACTGGTCCCGCAGGGACGCCGACCCGGCCCGCGTCCGGCTGCTCGCCAGCCCCGTGGAGCACCACGCCGTGCTCGACGCGGTCGACTGGCTCGCCGAGCACGAGGGCGCGCGGGTCGAATGGCTGCCGGTCGACCCCCTCGGCCGGGTCCACCCGGAGGCGCTGCGCGAGGCGATCGCCCGCGACCCCTCGGATGTCGCCCTCGCCACCGTCATGTGGGCCAACAACGAGATCGGCACCATCCAGCCGGTCCGTGAACTCGCCGCCACCGCCGCCGAATTCGGCGTTCCGCTGCATGCCGACGCGGTCCAGGCGTTCGGTCAGATCGAGGTCGACTTCGCCGCCTCGGGGCTGGCCGCGATGACCGTCAGCGGCCACAAGATAGGCGGTCCCTACGGCATCGGCGCGCTGCTGCTCGGCCGTGAGCACACGCCCGTGCCCGTGCTGCACGGCGGCGGCCAGGAGCGCCAGGTGCGCTCCGGGACGCTCGACACCCCGGCCATCGCCGCCTTCGCCGTGGCCGGTGCGCATGCCACCGAGCACCGCGAGGAGTTCGCCCGCGAGATCGGCGCCCTGCGGGACGCGCTGATCACCGCCGTCCGTACCGCCGTGCCCGACGCGGTCCTCGGCGGTGACCCCGATCCGGCGGGCCGGCTCCCCGCCAATGCCCATTTCGCCTTTCCCGGCTGCGAGGGCGATTCGCTGCTTCTGCTGCTGGACGCGCAGGGCATCGAATGCTCGACGGGCTCGGCCTGCACGGCCGGTGTCGCGCAGCCCAGCCATGTGGTCCTGGCCACCGGCAGCGACCCCGAGCTGGCCCGGGGCACCCTGCGCTTCTCGTTCGGCCACACCTCGACCAAGGCCGATGTGGAGGCCGTCGCGGAGGCGATCGGCCCGGCGGTGGAACGGGCGCGCGGGGCGGGGCTCAGCTGA
- a CDS encoding ABC transporter ATP-binding protein, with amino-acid sequence MTVPEKATTSTEPLLKVSGLVKHFPIKKGLLQRQSGAVQAVDGLDFDVRPGETLGVVGESGCGKSTMGRLITRLLEPTSGKIEFEGKDITHLNTAQMRPMRRDVQMIFQDPYSSLNPRHTVGAIVSAPFRLQGVTPEGGIKAEVQRLLALVGLNPEHYNRYPHEFSGGQRQRIGIARALALKPKLVVADEPVSALDVSIQAQVVNLLDDLQDELGLTYVIIAHDLSVIRHVSDRIAVMYLGKIVELADRKDLYERPMHPYTKALLSAVPVPDPRRRAKRERILLKGDVPSPISPPSGCRFHTRCWKATEVCKRQEPPLVSLATGHQVACHHPESVSDVRLPPRGPDQAPDQKPGAEAAQKVTKKTDS; translated from the coding sequence ATGACGGTCCCGGAGAAGGCGACGACGTCGACCGAACCCCTGCTCAAGGTGTCGGGTCTGGTCAAGCACTTTCCCATCAAGAAGGGGCTGCTCCAGCGGCAGTCCGGTGCGGTCCAGGCGGTCGACGGGCTCGACTTCGACGTCCGGCCGGGGGAGACCCTGGGCGTGGTGGGCGAGTCGGGCTGCGGCAAGTCCACCATGGGGCGGCTGATCACCCGGCTGCTCGAACCCACCTCGGGCAAGATCGAGTTCGAGGGCAAGGACATCACGCATCTCAACACCGCCCAGATGCGGCCGATGCGGCGTGACGTCCAGATGATCTTCCAGGACCCGTACTCCTCGCTGAACCCCCGGCACACCGTGGGCGCGATCGTCAGCGCGCCCTTCCGGCTCCAGGGCGTCACCCCCGAGGGCGGGATCAAGGCGGAGGTCCAGCGGCTGCTGGCGCTGGTCGGGCTCAACCCCGAGCACTACAACCGCTATCCGCACGAGTTCTCCGGCGGTCAGCGGCAGCGCATCGGCATCGCCCGGGCGCTGGCCCTCAAGCCCAAGCTGGTCGTGGCCGACGAGCCGGTCTCGGCGCTGGACGTGTCGATCCAGGCGCAGGTGGTCAACCTGCTGGACGACCTCCAGGACGAGCTGGGCCTGACGTATGTGATCATCGCGCACGACCTGTCGGTCATCCGCCATGTCTCGGACCGGATCGCGGTGATGTACCTGGGGAAGATCGTCGAGCTGGCGGACCGCAAGGACCTCTACGAGCGCCCCATGCACCCGTACACCAAGGCGCTGCTGTCCGCGGTGCCGGTGCCGGACCCCAGGCGGCGCGCCAAGCGGGAGCGGATCCTGCTCAAGGGCGATGTGCCCTCGCCGATCTCCCCGCCCTCCGGCTGCCGCTTCCACACCCGGTGCTGGAAGGCGACCGAGGTGTGCAAGCGGCAGGAGCCGCCGCTGGTGTCGCTGGCCACCGGCCACCAGGTCGCCTGCCACCACCCGGAGTCCGTGTCCGATGTGCGGCTACCGCCGCGTGGCCCTGACCAGGCGCCTGACCAGAAGCCGGGTGCCGAGGCGGCACAGAAGGTGACGAAGAAGACCGACAGCTGA
- a CDS encoding alpha/beta fold hydrolase, producing the protein MTGTEWKTEWNLDRTYLSSSGEVRWAAFGAPDAPPVVLLHGTPFSSYVWRGVARALADRHRVFVWDMPGYGASEKRAGQDVSLAAQGRVLGELLEEWGLTREGAEPAVVAHDFGGCVALRAHLLHGARFRRLALVDPVALPPFGSAAYQLFGGHAEVFEQLPPALHRALVREYIGSTGGPGLHPAVWERLVEPWCGASGQPAFYRQIAQNDQRFIDEIEGRYGEVSPPVLVCWGTEDAWISVAHADELAARIPGARLRLIEGAGHLVQEDAPAELSVALSGFLG; encoded by the coding sequence ATGACAGGCACTGAGTGGAAGACCGAGTGGAACCTGGACCGCACCTACCTCAGCTCCTCCGGCGAGGTCCGCTGGGCCGCGTTCGGCGCGCCGGACGCGCCGCCGGTCGTGCTGCTGCACGGCACGCCGTTCTCGTCGTACGTGTGGCGGGGCGTCGCCCGTGCGCTGGCCGACCGGCACCGGGTGTTCGTCTGGGACATGCCGGGCTACGGGGCCTCCGAGAAGCGGGCCGGCCAGGACGTCTCGCTGGCCGCCCAGGGCCGGGTCCTCGGTGAGCTGCTCGAAGAGTGGGGACTGACCCGGGAGGGGGCGGAACCGGCCGTCGTCGCCCATGACTTCGGCGGCTGTGTCGCCCTGCGCGCGCATCTGCTGCACGGTGCGCGGTTCCGGCGGCTGGCGCTGGTCGATCCGGTGGCCCTTCCGCCCTTCGGCTCCGCCGCCTATCAGCTGTTCGGCGGTCACGCCGAGGTCTTCGAGCAGCTCCCGCCGGCGCTGCACCGGGCGCTGGTGCGGGAGTACATCGGATCGACGGGCGGGCCGGGGCTGCACCCGGCGGTGTGGGAGCGGCTCGTCGAGCCGTGGTGCGGTGCGTCGGGGCAGCCCGCGTTCTACCGGCAGATCGCGCAGAACGATCAGCGGTTCATCGATGAGATCGAAGGGCGGTATGGGGAGGTTTCGCCTCCGGTGCTGGTGTGCTGGGGCACGGAGGATGCGTGGATTTCGGTGGCACATGCGGATGAGCTGGCCGCTCGGATTCCGGGGGCTCGGCTTCGGCTGATCGAGGGGGCGGGGCATTTGGTGCAGGAGGATGCGCCTGCGGAGCTGAGCGTTGCGCTCAGTGGGTTCCTTGGGTGA